A single region of the Glycine max cultivar Williams 82 chromosome 20, Glycine_max_v4.0, whole genome shotgun sequence genome encodes:
- the BZIP89 gene encoding bZIP transcription factor bZIP89, with protein MDRVFSVDDISDHFWQPPIPVSAAQTSSQMSRSASEWAFQRFLQEASASAPSPPSSSSAADVVFVEIEDQPKPAPPPPTNGAVLPNAPGPVPLDSDEYQAFLKSKLNLACAAVAMTRGSLAKSQDPSPFSEGGSQPTNPSLVESQTTSKGSIPSENDPSKLQDKDTNVPVGIPSIPAMQKKPAVAIRPSTSGSSREQSDDEDIEGETSMNDNTDPADVKRVRRMLSNRESARRSRRRKQAHLTDLETQVSQLRGENSTLLKRLTDVSQKYSDSAVDNRVLKADVETLRTKVKMAEETVKRITGLNPLLHAMSDISSLGLPSFDGRSPSDTSADAAVPVQDDPHHHFYQPTSTNPIPSHDPIVNNGLGGISSIENVQQNAAVVLGGNKMGQTASLQRVASLEHL; from the exons ATGGATAGGGTGTTCTCAGTGGACGATATCTCCGATCACTTCTGGCAGCCGCCTATCCCTGTCTCCGCCGCCCAAACTTCCTCCCAGATGAGCCGCAGCGCCTCCGAGTGGGCCTTCCAACGCTTCCTCCAGGAAGCTTCCGCCTCCGCACCCTCTCCTCCGTCTTCTTCCTCCGCCGCCGACGTCGTATTCGTCGAGATCGAAGATCAACCTAAACCCGCCCCTCCCCCTCCGACAAACGGCGCCGTTCTCCCCAATGCCCCTGGTCCCGTCCCCCTTGACTCCGACGAATACCAGGCCTTCCTCAAGAGCAAGCTCAACCTCGCATGCGCCGCCGTCGCCATGACTAGG GGATCTTTGGCTAAATCTCAAGACCCGTCCCCTTTTTCTGAAGGTGGATCACAGCCGACTAATCCTTCTCTAGTTGAATCTCAGACTACTTCTAAAG GATCTATTCCTTCTGAAAATGATCCATCTAAGTTACAAGATAAAGATACCAATGTACCAGTTGGGATTCCTTCCATACCTGCCATGCAAAAGAAACCTGCTGTTGCAATTAGGCCATCTACAAGTGGATCATCAAGAGAACAGTCAGATGATGAGGACATTGAGGGAGAGACATCTATGAATGACAACACGGACCCTGCTGATGTAAAACGAGTAAGGAG GATGCTATCCAATAGGGAGTCAGCCCGACGCTCTAGAAGAAGAAAGCAGGCTCATTTAACTGACCTAGAAACACAG GTTTCTCAATTAAGAGGTGAAAATTCTACCTTGTTAAAGCGCCTTACTGATGTTAGTCAGAAATACAGCGACTCTGCTGTTGACAACAGAGTTTTAAAAGCTGACGTTGAAACATTAAGAACAAAG GTGAAGATGGCCGAAGAGACCGTCAAAAGAATTACTGGATTGAACCCATTGCTTCATGCCATGTCTGATATATCATCACTGGGCCTGCCATCATTTGATGGAAGAAGCCCTTCAGACACTTCAGCTGATGCAGCTGTTCCTGTGCAAGATGATCCACATCATCACTTCTATCAACCCACATCTACTAATCCTATTCCCAGTCATGATCCGATAGTCAACAATGGATTGGGGGGCATTTCTTCAATTGAAAATGTGCAGCAGAATGCTGCAGTAGTGCTAGGTGGGAACAAGATGGGTCAAACAGCATCCCTGCAGCGGGTGGCTAGCTTGGAACATCTATAG